TATTGTGGTGAACAGTGAGGATATGTTTGAAGAAATAAAAAACTACCTCCAAACCATTTCTCCTGATAAGGAAAAAATTCTAAAGCTTCATAAAGGACCTGATCCAATTTTTGATGCCTATGGGGTGGATAAGCAAATTAAAGGCTCTTTTGGTAAAACGGTAACCATGAAAACAGGTGCATACCTGATTGTGGAACACACCGAAGCCATGCATGTGATTGACGTGAACAGTGGCCACCGCAATAGAGCCGAAAACAACCAGGAATCGAATGCCTTAGAAGTAAATTTAGATGCCGCTGTGGAAGTATCACGCCAATTGCGTTTGCGCGATATGGGTGGTATTATTGTAATCGATTTTATTGACATGCACAATCCCGCTAATCGTAAATTATTGTACGAAAAGCTGAAAGAGGAAATGAAAACCGATCGTGCAAAACACAATATATTACCGCCAAGTAAATTTGGTGTAGTTCAAATTACACGTCAACGGGTGCGCCCTGAGATGAATGTAATTACGGTAGAAAAATGCCCAACATGTAATGGAACCGGCGAAATTGCTGCCAGCATTTTACTTAGCGATGAAATCGAAAACAATTTGCGCTACATCGTAAAAGAGCAAAACGAAAAAAATGTTACGCTAAACGCTCACCCCTATTTAGCAGCTTATTTTACCAAAGGACTTTTTTCCATTCGTTACAAATGGTGGAGAAAATACAAATGCTGGGTAAAAGTGAAACCGGTAAATGCATATCACTTTACTGAGTATCATTTTTTGAATGGCAATGAAGATGAAATTAAGGTAT
The sequence above is a segment of the Bacteroidota bacterium genome. Coding sequences within it:
- a CDS encoding Rne/Rng family ribonuclease, with the translated sequence MNNELIIDSTATEVVIALLNDKRLIELHREKRNNNFSVGDIYLGKIKKVMPGLNAAFVDVGYEKDAFLHYLDLGPQFNSLMSYSKRIASGKQRESLLNHFTLEQDIDKGGKITQVLASNQHIMVQIAKEPISTKGPRISCEISLAGRYIVLVPFSDRVSVSQKIKGAEEKDRLKKLILGIKPKNFGVIIRTVAENKKVTEIEADMNDLIKKWDLCFNELKNSAPPKKVLGEIDRTSAILRDILNPSFNSIVVNSEDMFEEIKNYLQTISPDKEKILKLHKGPDPIFDAYGVDKQIKGSFGKTVTMKTGAYLIVEHTEAMHVIDVNSGHRNRAENNQESNALEVNLDAAVEVSRQLRLRDMGGIIVIDFIDMHNPANRKLLYEKLKEEMKTDRAKHNILPPSKFGVVQITRQRVRPEMNVITVEKCPTCNGTGEIAASILLSDEIENNLRYIVKEQNEKNVTLNAHPYLAAYFTKGLFSIRYKWWRKYKCWVKVKPVNAYHFTEYHFLNGNEDEIKV